The window AGCAGGTACCACTTCCCTTTTCAATGTATTAACTATAAGATTTCTCATTTCCACAAAAATCCCCCCATTTATAGTTCTCAAATAATTATTGAATAATATCAAACTCCCTTTCTATATATAGTTTGCAATATATATGCCAAAAAACAAATATTGGAATTCCAACATTTGTTTTTAAAATTTTCTCATAATGAGATGAAATTAAAATAAAATAGTCTTAAAATGAGATTTCAGTCTCATTTTAAGACTATTTTATTTCATATTCCTTTAGCTTCCTATAAAGGGTTGCCCTACTTATTCCCAATGATTGAGCTGCCTTTGTTATGGCATATTTACTATCTCCAAAATAGTCTATTGCCTTTTTTATTTCTCTTATCTCCAATTCCTTAATAGGTATAATTTCATCTTGTTTTTCCTTCTTTATTTCTATATCTCCATTTCTCAATCTAGGGGGCAAATCTAAATAAGTTATTTTATCAACAGTACACATATTTACAGCATATTCAATTGTATTCTCCAGTTCCCTTACATTACCATGCCATTTATAATTCATAAGGAGATTCAATGCATAATCATCAATATTGTAAATATTTTTATTTAATTTCCTATTACATTTTTCAAGGAAATGTGTCACTAAAATCCCTATATCTTCTACCCTCTCTCTTAATGGAGGAATATTTAATGGGATTACGTTTAATCTATAAAATAAATCTTTTCTGAATGCACCTTCTAAAACTTGCTTTTCCAAATTTTTATTTGTTGCAGCTATAATTCTCACATCTATAGGAATAAATTCCTTGCCTCCAACCTTTTCTATTTCATACTCCTGTAATACCCTTAAAAGCTTTGTTTGGAGGTGTATCTGCATATCTCCAATCTCATCTAAAAAAATAGTGCCTCCATGGGCTAATTCAAATTTACCTGCCTTTCCACCCTTCCTTGATCCAGTAAATGCTCCTTCCTCATATCCAAAAAGTTCACTCTCTAGTAACTGTTCAGGAATAGCAGCACAATTTATGGGAATGAAGGGCTTATTGGCTCTATCACTATGAAAATGTATAGCCCTAGCAAATAATTCTTTTCCCGTTCCACTTTCTCCTTGTATCAGCACTGTAGATGTTGATTCTGCTGCTTTTCTCCCCTGATCTTTTACCTTTTTTAAGCAGTCACTATTTCCTATAATATGTTCAAAGCTTGTCATCATAGTTCTTGTGGCAATATCATTGACTACACTTAGCACCTCAGAGATATTGCTAAATACAAAAACAAATCCAAGATTTTTTTCTCCTATCAATATGGGATTTGCATCAAATACACCTCTAAAATAATGTCCATTTCTTTTGTAACTAAACTCTCTATTTTTTATAGGTATACTACTTATAATAAAATTGTCTAGGTCAAAATCCCCCAACAATGCTTTTATATCTTCATTATACAATTCATTTCCTTTTGTTTTAAATAATTGAGCAGCCTTCTTATTATAATGAATTATTAATCCTTTTTTATCAACAGCAATAATACCCCTATCTACTGAATGTAATACTGTTTCCAATGCCTTTGCTAAAAGTTTTACTCTATGGGTCTTCTCCCTTTCTAGTAACTTTGATGCAATTAAATCTGCCATTCTATTTAAATATTCCATAAGATTTGTCTTATTGTTTATAATAGCTTTTTTTTGACTCTCCTCAAATGCAATAAGTCCTATTACACCAATAGTCTTATCATTCACTTTTATAGGACAACAAACTTCCGCATATTCCTTACAGTCTTTTATATTTTCACATCTATGACATGCCACATGATTTCTAGGATTTTCAATAATAAAACCTTCTCCTTGCTCCAGTGCATAGCCAAATACAGAATATCTATTTACTTTTTCTCCAATATGGTTTTTGTACCTACCCGTGGCAGCTATTCTATTCAAAGTATTGTCCACAATGGTCACATCAACCTTTATAACACTTTCTATAGCTTTAGCAATATTCTGGACACTTGAAGCAATATGAGCAAGCTTCATCATTAATCACCTCTCGTCTTTACTCATTAGACTTTTCAGATTGAGTATAAAAACTCCATATCTTCATTATAGCATAGATAGTTATTCTTCAAATATAAGTTGACTTTCTTTATTAAAAAAAGTTCTAAACCCTAAATGCACAAATACAATTGTAGTCAATGTAACACTGCCTAGAATCCCTAACATGATTGCAATTTGATACTGTATAGCAGTAACAGGTGATATACCTGATAGTATCTGACCTGTCATCATCCCAGGCAAAAATACTATACCCATTCCCACCATAGAATTGATAGTGGGTAAAATTGCAGAATCGAATGCACTATTTACAATTTTTTTAGATGCCATTTTAGGCGTTGCTCCAAGCATCAATGCAGATTCAATAATATGTCTTTGGCTATACATCCCATCTACTAACCTATTTACCCCTAATGAAATGCCCGTCATAGAGTTCCCTATAAGCATACCTGCTATGGGAATAAAATACCTAGGATTATACCAAGGAGATATATGTATAACTACAAATAAGAAAAAAATAAGTGTGGATAATGTGCCTATAACCATAGACAATGCAATTATTTTCTTAACTTTATTAGAAAGCTTAATTTTACATCTTTTATATATATTATTAATAGCAAATGCTTCCATCACCACAATTATTAAAATTGTAATTATAGGATTCATTATATCAAATACATAAATGAGTACATACCCTGTTAAAATCAATTGTAAAGTCATTCTTATGGCAGAAATCAATATTTGCCTTTCTCTAGATATACCTCTAATCTTTACTACTACCAATACAATTACTACAAAAATATAGGCAGCTAACATCTGGAATATATTCAGATCTATAATATTATTGTTCATTGCCCAATTCTCCCTTATTGATTATTTGACCTGATTTTACTTCAATAATATTGTCTGCAAAATTTTCAGCAATTTTCTTTGAATGGGTGACCATTATAAGTGTCTTGTCCATTTTTTTAGTATATTCTACCAATTTCCTTATTATCATATCTTCTGTCTGTTCATCTAATGATGAAGATGGTTCATCTAGTAAATACACCTCAGGATCCAATAACATTATTCTAGCAAGTGCAAGCCTTTGTTTCTCACCACCAGATAGGTTTTCAGCATCTTCATCTAATTGTTTATTTAATTTAACTTCCTCTAATACTCTATACATTTTTTCATCTGACACAATAGGTACTTGAGAAAAATATAGTCCCATCAATAAATTATGTCTTATATTTCCATCAAATATTGCTGGCGTTTGAGATAACATTATAACTTTTCTTCTCAATTCAACAGAATCAATATCTCTTAAAGACTGCTTTTTATAAAAGATCTTTCCGCTGTCATAACTAACTAGTTTATTTAACAACTTCAATAGGGTTGTCTTTCCACTGCCGCTTTCGCCAACAATACATGTGATTTTCCCACTGGGAATTGTAAGATTTTTTATATCTAATATATTTTTATATTTTACTTTCTGAAGACTGAACACAAAATTTCCCTCCTCTTTATCAATCTTTAATTTCATGGAATAGTTCATATGCCCTTTCCTTAGCTTTTTCCAAAACCCCTATACCATCATTTGTTATCTTATAATATTTTCTTACCCTTCCACTGACAACTCTCTCTTCTTTTTCAAGAAGCCCTTCAGACTCCATCATATGTAGCAAAGGATATAAAGTCCCAGGACTCATATCGTATCCATGTTCATCCAATTCTTTTATCATCCATGAACCATAAAAAGGCTCTTCTTTAGCATGATGTAATATATGGATTTGAATGAATCCTAAAAATAATCTCCTCATGATTTTATTCTTCATCTACACCACCTCAAATTCCATTTTTATATCGTATTCCGATATCAGTTTTCGATATATATTATAT of the Clostridiisalibacter paucivorans DSM 22131 genome contains:
- a CDS encoding sigma-54-dependent Fis family transcriptional regulator produces the protein MMKLAHIASSVQNIAKAIESVIKVDVTIVDNTLNRIAATGRYKNHIGEKVNRYSVFGYALEQGEGFIIENPRNHVACHRCENIKDCKEYAEVCCPIKVNDKTIGVIGLIAFEESQKKAIINNKTNLMEYLNRMADLIASKLLEREKTHRVKLLAKALETVLHSVDRGIIAVDKKGLIIHYNKKAAQLFKTKGNELYNEDIKALLGDFDLDNFIISSIPIKNREFSYKRNGHYFRGVFDANPILIGEKNLGFVFVFSNISEVLSVVNDIATRTMMTSFEHIIGNSDCLKKVKDQGRKAAESTSTVLIQGESGTGKELFARAIHFHSDRANKPFIPINCAAIPEQLLESELFGYEEGAFTGSRKGGKAGKFELAHGGTIFLDEIGDMQIHLQTKLLRVLQEYEIEKVGGKEFIPIDVRIIAATNKNLEKQVLEGAFRKDLFYRLNVIPLNIPPLRERVEDIGILVTHFLEKCNRKLNKNIYNIDDYALNLLMNYKWHGNVRELENTIEYAVNMCTVDKITYLDLPPRLRNGDIEIKKEKQDEIIPIKELEIREIKKAIDYFGDSKYAITKAAQSLGISRATLYRKLKEYEIK
- a CDS encoding ABC transporter permease encodes the protein MNNNIIDLNIFQMLAAYIFVVIVLVVVKIRGISRERQILISAIRMTLQLILTGYVLIYVFDIMNPIITILIIVVMEAFAINNIYKRCKIKLSNKVKKIIALSMVIGTLSTLIFFLFVVIHISPWYNPRYFIPIAGMLIGNSMTGISLGVNRLVDGMYSQRHIIESALMLGATPKMASKKIVNSAFDSAILPTINSMVGMGIVFLPGMMTGQILSGISPVTAIQYQIAIMLGILGSVTLTTIVFVHLGFRTFFNKESQLIFEE
- a CDS encoding ABC transporter ATP-binding protein; translated protein: MFSLQKVKYKNILDIKNLTIPSGKITCIVGESGSGKTTLLKLLNKLVSYDSGKIFYKKQSLRDIDSVELRRKVIMLSQTPAIFDGNIRHNLLMGLYFSQVPIVSDEKMYRVLEEVKLNKQLDEDAENLSGGEKQRLALARIMLLDPEVYLLDEPSSSLDEQTEDMIIRKLVEYTKKMDKTLIMVTHSKKIAENFADNIIEVKSGQIINKGELGNEQ
- a CDS encoding PadR family transcriptional regulator, which translates into the protein MKNKIMRRLFLGFIQIHILHHAKEEPFYGSWMIKELDEHGYDMSPGTLYPLLHMMESEGLLEKEERVVSGRVRKYYKITNDGIGVLEKAKERAYELFHEIKD